One window from the genome of Pedobacter schmidteae encodes:
- a CDS encoding aspartate aminotransferase family protein, protein MLTQRQLFLQHNAQTTLEPLLLEFNKAQGVYLYDSQGKKYIDLIAGIGVSNVGHCHPAVVAAVQNQAEQYMHIMVYGEFVQSPQVNFAKALADVLPQNLNCTYFVNSGAEAVEGAMKLAKRYTGRSEIISCFNSYHGSTQGALSMMGNEEFKQAYRPLLPDIRFMNYGLAADLELITTKTAAVFIETIQGEAGIRIADKAYFEALRKKCTETGTLLVFDEIQCGFGRTGKMFGFEHFNVVPDILLLAKGIGGGMPIGAFISSREIMIALATNPILGHITTFGGHPVSCAAGLATLQTIVNENIVAEVEEKGLLFKKLLQHPAIKEVRGIGLMMAISFESFEINKKIIDACIADGVISDWFLHCSNSMRIAPPLIITKAEIEIACQIILKNVTALG, encoded by the coding sequence ATGCTTACACAACGCCAATTATTTCTGCAACACAACGCTCAGACTACTCTTGAACCGCTACTTCTAGAATTTAATAAAGCCCAGGGTGTGTACCTTTATGATAGCCAGGGCAAAAAATACATCGACCTCATTGCCGGCATTGGTGTAAGCAATGTAGGCCACTGCCATCCTGCCGTTGTAGCTGCGGTACAAAATCAGGCAGAACAATACATGCATATTATGGTTTACGGCGAATTTGTGCAAAGCCCCCAGGTAAATTTTGCCAAAGCGCTTGCCGATGTATTGCCACAGAACCTTAATTGTACTTACTTCGTAAATTCCGGTGCCGAAGCAGTAGAGGGTGCCATGAAACTTGCTAAAAGATATACCGGACGTTCGGAGATTATTTCCTGCTTTAATTCCTATCATGGCAGCACGCAAGGTGCATTAAGTATGATGGGCAATGAAGAATTTAAGCAAGCCTACAGACCATTGTTACCTGATATCAGATTTATGAATTATGGGCTTGCGGCCGATCTGGAATTGATTACCACAAAAACAGCAGCAGTTTTTATAGAAACCATACAAGGAGAAGCAGGGATAAGGATAGCAGATAAAGCCTACTTTGAGGCCTTGCGAAAAAAGTGTACAGAAACAGGAACATTGCTGGTATTTGACGAAATACAGTGTGGATTTGGCCGTACTGGAAAAATGTTCGGCTTTGAGCATTTTAATGTGGTTCCGGACATTCTTTTACTAGCCAAGGGTATTGGAGGCGGAATGCCCATTGGTGCCTTTATCAGCTCACGGGAAATCATGATCGCATTGGCTACCAATCCGATTTTGGGTCATATTACAACATTTGGAGGACACCCGGTAAGCTGCGCAGCCGGTTTGGCGACTTTGCAAACCATAGTTAATGAAAATATTGTAGCAGAAGTGGAAGAAAAAGGCCTCCTTTTCAAAAAATTGCTTCAACACCCTGCTATTAAAGAGGTGCGGGGTATAGGCCTGATGATGGCCATAAGTTTCGAGAGTTTCGAAATCAATAAAAAGATCATTGACGCCTGTATTGCTGATGGCGTGATCAGCGACTGGTTTTTACATTGCAGCAATTCAATGCGGATTGCCCCGCCATTGATTATTACCAAAGCCGAAATTGAAATTGCTTGTCAGATCATATTGAAAAATGTTACGGCTTTAGGATAG
- a CDS encoding DUF58 domain-containing protein, producing MQLPIDEQHLHFNANLELLARQVVEGFITGLHKSPFHGFSVEFAEHRLYNVGDNVKNIDWKLYARTDKLFSKRYEEETNLRCQFIIDVSSSMYFPLKAYNKLNFSVQAVAALIYLLKRQRDAFGLSLFTDQLLLNTPAKSTTTHQKFLFAKLEELLNTEPLNVKTNLEQALHQIAELIHKRSLVVIFSDMLGTFQDGNHIDGLFSALQHLKFNKHEVVIFNVTDRAKEVEFNFENRPHEFIDLETGAILKTHTSKVKDAYFARMEEYRQHILSKCIQYKIDIIDADIAQGFHPVLQAYLIKRQKMS from the coding sequence ATGCAGTTGCCTATTGATGAACAACATTTACATTTTAATGCCAACCTGGAGCTGCTTGCCCGGCAGGTAGTTGAAGGTTTCATTACCGGCTTGCACAAAAGCCCCTTTCACGGATTTTCTGTCGAGTTTGCTGAACATCGCCTTTATAACGTTGGCGACAACGTTAAAAATATAGACTGGAAACTGTACGCCCGGACCGATAAGCTATTTAGCAAGCGATATGAGGAGGAAACGAATTTGCGGTGTCAGTTTATTATCGATGTTTCCTCATCTATGTATTTCCCCTTGAAGGCTTATAACAAGCTTAATTTTTCTGTACAGGCAGTGGCGGCCTTAATTTATTTGTTAAAAAGACAACGGGATGCATTTGGCCTAAGTCTTTTTACTGATCAGCTGCTGCTAAATACCCCGGCTAAGTCGACCACCACGCATCAGAAGTTTCTGTTTGCCAAGCTTGAAGAATTGCTGAATACCGAACCACTAAATGTAAAAACCAACCTGGAACAGGCATTACATCAGATAGCCGAACTGATTCACAAACGCTCGCTGGTAGTTATTTTTAGCGATATGTTGGGTACATTTCAGGATGGAAATCATATCGACGGTTTGTTCTCGGCACTTCAGCATCTTAAATTTAATAAACATGAGGTGGTTATTTTTAATGTGACAGATCGGGCAAAGGAAGTTGAATTTAATTTCGAAAACCGCCCGCACGAGTTTATTGATTTGGAAACAGGGGCCATTTTGAAAACACATACCTCAAAGGTAAAAGATGCATACTTTGCCAGGATGGAGGAATACCGTCAGCACATTCTGTCAAAGTGTATTCAATATAAAATAGATATTATTGATGCCGATATTGCACAAGGTTTTCATCCGGTATTACAGGCTTATCTGATCAAACGGCAAAAAATGAGTTAG
- the trxA gene encoding thioredoxin — MALEITDANFEEVVLKSDKPVLVDFWAEWCGPCRMVGPVVDEISKEYEGKAVVGKVNVDNNPQISTQFGIRNIPALLYFKNGEVVDKQVGAVPKSVLAQKLEKQL; from the coding sequence ATGGCTTTAGAAATCACAGATGCTAACTTCGAGGAAGTTGTGTTAAAATCAGATAAACCAGTTTTAGTTGACTTTTGGGCAGAATGGTGTGGTCCATGTCGTATGGTAGGTCCTGTTGTAGATGAGATCTCAAAAGAATACGAAGGAAAAGCAGTTGTAGGAAAAGTTAATGTTGATAACAACCCACAAATTTCTACTCAGTTTGGCATCCGTAACATCCCGGCTTTATTGTACTTTAAAAACGGTGAAGTAGTAGACAAACAAGTTGGTGCAGTGCCAAAATCAGTACTTGCGCAGAAACTGGAAAAACAATTGTAA
- the dnaE gene encoding DNA polymerase III subunit alpha, translated as MYLIFDTETTGLPRNWNAPITDTDNWPRCIQIAWQLHDELGNLIEHQDYLVTPDGFNIPYDAERIHGISTELAAEQGIPLSEVLEKFNIALAKAKFIVGQNIGFDVNIMGCEFHRIGVESPMAQMPVLDTCTETTAELLKLPGGRGGKFKLPTLTELHQYLFGEPFSEAHNATADVEATTRCFFQLIRVNAFRPDQLQADQEYLQRFKEKTPQVFERVGLNHVNLKSASDEIRKRLQQTEGPKVSKDTLNENKRELAAANFVHLHNHTQFSVLQSTINIPSLIKATAAFKMPAVAMTDHANMMGAFHFVAQVLNHNKGVEARNQAALDEGKTPEETVIKPIVGCEFFVCENHEDKSRKDNGYQVVFLAKNKAGYHNLAKMSSIAYTKGFYYIPRIDKAVVEQYKDDIMVLSGNLYGEISSKLLNLGEKQAEEALLWWKAQFGDDFYIELMRHNQEDEDIVNTSLITLAKRHEVKLIATNNTYYINKKDANAHDILLCVKDGEKQATPIGRGRGFRFGLPNQEYYFKSPDEMKNLFADLPEAIVNIQEVIDKIEIYKLAREVLLPKFDISEEFLVKEDEEDGGKRGENKYLRHLTYVGAKKRYGEITDDIAERLDFELATIEKTGYPGYFLIVQDFIAEARNLDVSVGPGRGSAAGSAVAYCLGITNIDPIKYDLLFERFLNPDRVSMPDIDIDFDDEGRGRVMDYVIKKYGANQVAQIITYGTMAAKSSVKDTARVLDLPLFEAEKIAKLIPNMKLAKIFTLDEKNLKEALRADEYEKVVELKSLAVAKDLGAKTLEQAQILEGSLRNTGIHACGVIITPSDITNFVPVATAKDSDLYVTQFDNSVVESAGLLKMDFLGLKTLTLIKDTVKLVKFRHNIDLDPDNFPIDDPKTYELFQRGETIGIFQYESTGMQKYMKELKPTVFGDLIAMNALYRPGPLEYIPSFVRRKNGEEEIKYDLDACEEYLKETYGITVYQEQVMLLSQKLAGFTKGEADVLRKAMGKKQKDVLDKMKPKFVKQAAEKGHDATILEKIWKDWEAFASYAFNKSHSTCYAWIAYQTAYLKAHYPAEYMAAVLSNNMNDIKQVAFFMEECKQMGVQVLGPDVNESGTKFSVNTNGEVRFGLSGIKGVGDKAVESIIDERAENGVYKDLYDFARRSNTRTVNKKAYESFIYSGAFDGFGHHRAQYFFVGINDKMNGIEKVIKYANDFQNNESSSQSSLFGGSVADLILEPALPVAPEWSLIDRLKYEKDAIGIFLSGHPLDNYKLELKEFCQHKVRHLALVNKIRTGDTNEEVLAEFETIKNRELVVGGLVVVAAQRMTKTGKPFGTLLFEDYDDSSELALFGDDFIKFKQFLTDGYFLQIRGRVGERFRKEGDWEFKITSINLLSELRDKLAKSVTIQVPIERVDDNFMAQVVAILENNKATTEQQNCQLLFDVYDREQNVMVKLPSKSLKINPTNDFLAQLDALNVSSKLN; from the coding sequence ATGTATTTAATATTTGATACCGAAACCACAGGTTTACCTCGCAATTGGAATGCTCCAATTACTGATACTGACAATTGGCCAAGGTGTATTCAAATTGCCTGGCAATTACATGATGAACTAGGTAATCTGATCGAACATCAGGATTACCTGGTTACTCCCGATGGATTCAACATTCCCTATGATGCGGAACGTATTCATGGTATTTCAACGGAGTTGGCAGCCGAACAAGGGATTCCCCTGTCGGAGGTTCTGGAAAAATTTAATATTGCACTAGCCAAAGCTAAGTTTATTGTTGGTCAGAATATTGGCTTTGATGTCAATATTATGGGCTGTGAGTTTCATCGTATTGGGGTAGAAAGCCCGATGGCACAAATGCCTGTGTTGGATACCTGTACAGAAACTACAGCCGAACTATTAAAACTTCCGGGCGGACGTGGAGGAAAGTTTAAGTTGCCTACATTGACTGAGCTTCACCAATATCTTTTTGGAGAACCTTTTTCTGAAGCACACAATGCAACTGCCGATGTGGAGGCTACTACCCGCTGCTTTTTTCAACTGATACGGGTTAATGCTTTCAGACCTGATCAGCTGCAGGCCGATCAGGAATATTTACAACGTTTTAAAGAAAAAACACCTCAGGTATTTGAACGCGTAGGTTTAAATCATGTTAACCTTAAATCTGCTTCTGATGAGATCAGAAAGCGCCTACAGCAAACCGAGGGACCTAAGGTTTCTAAAGACACCCTAAACGAAAATAAACGGGAACTTGCAGCTGCAAATTTTGTGCATTTACATAACCATACACAATTTTCAGTACTGCAATCTACCATTAATATACCTTCGCTGATCAAAGCTACTGCTGCTTTTAAAATGCCGGCTGTAGCGATGACCGATCATGCCAACATGATGGGGGCCTTTCATTTTGTAGCACAGGTACTGAACCACAATAAAGGGGTAGAAGCACGAAATCAGGCTGCATTGGACGAAGGAAAAACTCCTGAGGAAACGGTAATAAAGCCTATTGTAGGATGTGAATTTTTTGTGTGTGAGAACCATGAAGACAAAAGCAGGAAAGACAATGGGTATCAGGTAGTTTTTCTGGCCAAAAATAAGGCCGGCTACCATAACCTGGCCAAAATGTCGTCAATAGCCTATACCAAAGGATTCTATTACATTCCGAGGATAGACAAGGCGGTTGTTGAGCAATACAAAGATGATATCATGGTATTGTCTGGAAACTTGTATGGCGAAATATCCAGCAAATTGTTGAATCTGGGCGAGAAGCAGGCTGAGGAAGCTTTGCTTTGGTGGAAAGCGCAGTTTGGTGACGATTTTTACATCGAGTTGATGCGACACAATCAGGAAGATGAAGATATTGTAAATACCTCACTGATTACACTTGCAAAAAGACACGAGGTAAAGCTGATTGCCACCAACAATACCTATTATATTAATAAAAAGGATGCCAACGCTCATGATATTTTGTTGTGCGTAAAAGATGGCGAAAAGCAGGCTACGCCAATAGGCAGGGGTAGGGGATTTCGATTTGGTTTACCTAATCAGGAATATTATTTCAAATCACCTGATGAAATGAAAAACCTGTTTGCCGATCTGCCAGAGGCAATTGTAAATATTCAGGAAGTTATTGATAAAATAGAAATCTATAAGCTGGCCCGTGAGGTGCTTTTACCTAAGTTTGATATCTCGGAAGAGTTTCTGGTAAAAGAGGATGAGGAAGATGGTGGCAAGCGTGGAGAAAATAAATACCTGAGGCATTTAACTTATGTTGGGGCAAAAAAGCGGTATGGTGAGATTACAGATGATATCGCGGAGCGTCTTGATTTTGAATTGGCCACAATTGAAAAGACCGGATATCCGGGTTACTTTTTGATTGTTCAGGATTTTATTGCCGAGGCCAGGAACCTGGATGTGTCAGTTGGGCCAGGAAGGGGATCAGCTGCCGGATCTGCAGTGGCCTATTGTTTGGGTATTACCAATATTGACCCGATCAAGTACGATCTCCTTTTTGAGCGTTTTCTGAATCCAGACCGTGTATCGATGCCCGATATTGATATCGACTTTGACGATGAGGGCCGTGGCAGGGTTATGGATTATGTGATCAAGAAGTACGGAGCCAATCAGGTAGCGCAAATCATTACCTATGGTACCATGGCTGCCAAGTCGTCGGTAAAGGATACTGCCCGCGTATTGGATTTGCCTTTGTTTGAGGCAGAGAAGATTGCCAAGCTTATTCCCAACATGAAGCTGGCCAAGATTTTTACACTGGATGAGAAAAATCTGAAGGAAGCACTTCGTGCCGATGAGTATGAGAAGGTAGTTGAGCTGAAGTCACTTGCGGTAGCAAAAGATTTAGGGGCAAAAACGCTGGAGCAGGCCCAGATTTTAGAAGGCTCTCTAAGAAATACTGGTATTCACGCATGTGGGGTGATCATTACACCCAGTGATATTACCAATTTTGTTCCGGTAGCTACGGCAAAAGATTCCGATCTGTATGTTACGCAGTTTGACAACTCGGTAGTAGAAAGTGCCGGTTTGTTAAAAATGGACTTTTTGGGGTTGAAAACTTTAACCCTGATCAAAGACACTGTTAAACTGGTTAAATTCAGACACAATATAGATCTGGATCCGGACAATTTTCCAATCGACGACCCGAAAACCTATGAACTTTTTCAAAGGGGCGAAACCATTGGGATTTTCCAGTACGAGAGTACGGGGATGCAGAAATACATGAAGGAGCTGAAACCTACGGTATTTGGAGATTTGATTGCGATGAATGCGCTATATCGCCCGGGACCATTGGAGTACATTCCGAGTTTTGTACGCAGGAAAAATGGTGAGGAGGAAATTAAATACGATTTAGATGCTTGTGAGGAATACCTGAAAGAAACATACGGTATTACGGTATATCAGGAGCAGGTGATGCTTTTATCGCAAAAGTTGGCAGGTTTTACCAAAGGTGAGGCCGATGTTTTGCGTAAGGCTATGGGTAAAAAGCAGAAGGATGTACTGGACAAAATGAAGCCTAAGTTTGTGAAACAAGCTGCCGAAAAAGGTCATGATGCCACTATATTGGAAAAAATCTGGAAGGACTGGGAGGCATTTGCTTCTTATGCCTTCAATAAATCGCACTCCACCTGCTATGCCTGGATTGCTTATCAAACGGCCTATTTAAAGGCACATTACCCTGCCGAGTATATGGCGGCAGTACTGTCCAACAATATGAACGACATTAAGCAGGTTGCCTTTTTTATGGAAGAGTGCAAGCAAATGGGCGTTCAGGTACTTGGCCCGGATGTAAATGAGTCGGGCACTAAGTTCTCTGTAAACACTAATGGTGAAGTTCGTTTTGGTTTGTCGGGTATTAAGGGCGTGGGCGATAAGGCGGTAGAGAGCATCATAGATGAACGTGCCGAAAATGGGGTGTATAAAGATCTTTATGATTTTGCTCGACGATCTAATACCCGGACAGTAAATAAAAAAGCCTACGAGAGTTTCATTTATAGCGGTGCCTTTGACGGCTTTGGCCACCATCGGGCGCAGTATTTTTTTGTCGGTATCAACGATAAAATGAATGGAATCGAAAAGGTAATTAAATATGCCAATGATTTCCAGAACAATGAATCTTCCTCACAGTCGTCGCTGTTTGGCGGCTCGGTGGCCGACCTGATCCTGGAGCCTGCGCTACCTGTAGCTCCCGAATGGAGCTTAATAGACCGGTTGAAATATGAAAAAGATGCTATTGGTATCTTTTTGTCAGGGCATCCTTTGGACAATTACAAGTTAGAGCTAAAGGAATTTTGTCAGCATAAGGTACGGCACCTGGCCCTGGTAAATAAAATAAGAACAGGCGATACCAACGAAGAGGTATTGGCCGAGTTTGAAACCATTAAGAACAGAGAACTGGTAGTTGGTGGTTTGGTAGTAGTAGCTGCACAACGTATGACCAAGACCGGAAAACCTTTTGGCACCCTGTTGTTTGAGGATTATGATGACAGTAGTGAACTTGCATTGTTTGGAGATGATTTTATCAAATTTAAACAGTTTTTGACTGATGGCTATTTCCTTCAAATTCGTGGAAGGGTGGGCGAGCGGTTTAGAAAAGAAGGTGACTGGGAGTTTAAAATTACCTCTATTAATCTTTTGTCTGAATTAAGGGACAAACTGGCCAAAAGTGTAACCATTCAGGTGCCAATTGAACGTGTAGATGATAACTTTATGGCTCAGGTGGTAGCTATCCTGGAAAATAACAAGGCAACTACGGAGCAGCAAAATTGTCAATTGCTTTTTGATGTGTACGACAGGGAGCAGAATGTAATGGTCAAATTGCCCTCTAAATCGCTTAAAATCAACCCTACGAATGATTTTTTAGCACAATTGGACGCTTTAAATGTGAGTTCAAAGTTGAACTAA
- a CDS encoding lipocalin family protein codes for MDNQPVQRVDIMAFAGKWYSLYSIPTFMDQHWRQKVETYVIHPDGYYAVFTTYNVVGEQKRKYIRSKLFVVRGYNNAVFKAQLVWPFKVDYWVIELADDYSYVVVGHPKQRKLYIMSRRPELPKELLRDIVDRCRKKGYDTSKLVSQEHRVLQHEPEKQHA; via the coding sequence ATGGACAATCAACCAGTACAACGAGTAGATATTATGGCGTTTGCAGGAAAGTGGTATTCGTTGTATTCTATACCCACTTTTATGGATCAGCATTGGCGACAAAAAGTTGAAACCTACGTGATCCATCCCGACGGCTACTATGCGGTATTTACTACCTATAATGTAGTGGGCGAACAAAAACGCAAGTACATCAGGTCTAAATTGTTTGTGGTAAGAGGGTATAATAACGCTGTGTTTAAAGCACAATTGGTATGGCCTTTTAAAGTAGATTATTGGGTGATTGAACTTGCTGATGATTATTCCTATGTGGTTGTTGGGCATCCTAAGCAAAGAAAATTATATATCATGTCGCGAAGGCCTGAACTACCAAAAGAATTGTTGAGGGATATTGTTGACCGTTGCCGAAAAAAAGGCTATGATACCAGTAAACTTGTATCTCAGGAACATAGAGTTTTGCAACATGAGCCTGAAAAACAACACGCTTAA